From the genome of Sphingomonas sp. HMP6, one region includes:
- a CDS encoding TonB-dependent receptor plug domain-containing protein: MMIVAMRNRIGAATLAVVSCTVAAGTAQAQSATESSDPAPIVVTASRTGSDGTAAPATISAETIARLQPPTLLDALNDVAGVRAVSTNGVGGGSFVSVRGGEPNFSLVLLDGIRVHNATNSQGGAFDFTLLDPALVAAVEVERGAASAVHGSDALAGVINIRLRDPRRASTDVSGRVMAGSDSERGGGVTLAHGWKSGGLLLGAAAYDSGASDAGSDVQRGQGIARLRQRIGGYDAALLGLYATNAHRAFPQDSGGPRLAVNRAQETGSGSVWTLGASLRRGPEAAVRPNLSLSWSQQTDQSATPAIRPGILSAVPAITVRNRLSRVEAIADVTATLGPLTATVGGALLDEHGRSTGTIDFGFPLPTDFRIDRRTLSGFAEGILRPGLGFTLTAAGRYDAVRGGPRVWTGRGGMGWQPAAHLPVLFARYGTGFKLPSFYALGNPLIGRPGLRPERSRNWEAGAEWTRGGHRLHLAYFDNRFRDLIDFDPQSFALVNRDRVTIRGIESDATLRAGRTIDVSGALTWLHIDSPTPLRNRPNWQGNLRLAWRPSRRIELNSAVRFNGDYADSSVPTGLVATRGRAQADIGARWTGSGGVAVSAVLRNLADSRAETAVGFPELGRRLLVSVVVGAR; the protein is encoded by the coding sequence ATGATGATCGTTGCTATGCGTAATCGGATCGGTGCGGCCACACTGGCGGTCGTAAGTTGCACCGTCGCGGCGGGTACGGCTCAGGCGCAAAGCGCGACCGAGTCGAGCGACCCCGCACCGATCGTGGTGACCGCGTCGCGCACCGGCTCGGATGGCACCGCGGCCCCCGCAACGATTTCGGCCGAGACGATCGCGCGGCTGCAGCCGCCCACGCTGCTCGATGCGCTCAACGATGTCGCAGGGGTGCGCGCGGTGTCGACCAATGGCGTCGGCGGGGGCAGCTTCGTTTCAGTGCGCGGCGGCGAGCCCAATTTCTCGCTGGTGCTCCTCGACGGCATCCGCGTGCACAATGCGACCAACAGCCAGGGCGGTGCCTTCGATTTCACCTTGCTCGACCCCGCTCTGGTCGCGGCGGTCGAGGTCGAGCGGGGGGCTGCTTCGGCGGTGCACGGGTCGGATGCGCTGGCCGGTGTGATCAACATCCGGCTGCGCGACCCGCGACGCGCGTCCACCGACGTGAGCGGCCGCGTCATGGCGGGCAGCGACAGCGAGCGCGGCGGTGGCGTCACGCTCGCGCACGGCTGGAAGAGCGGCGGGCTGCTGCTCGGTGCCGCGGCCTATGACAGCGGCGCAAGCGACGCCGGATCCGACGTGCAGCGTGGGCAAGGCATTGCGCGGCTGCGACAGCGGATCGGCGGCTATGACGCGGCGCTGCTCGGCCTGTACGCGACCAACGCGCATCGCGCCTTTCCGCAGGATAGCGGCGGTCCGCGGCTGGCGGTCAACCGCGCGCAGGAGACGGGCAGCGGTAGCGTGTGGACGCTCGGCGCGTCGCTGCGGCGCGGCCCGGAGGCGGCGGTGCGGCCCAATCTGTCGCTCAGCTGGTCGCAGCAGACCGACCAGTCGGCGACCCCCGCGATCCGCCCCGGGATCCTGTCGGCGGTCCCGGCGATCACCGTGCGCAACCGGCTGTCGCGGGTAGAGGCGATCGCGGATGTGACCGCGACGCTTGGCCCGCTGACCGCGACGGTCGGCGGGGCGCTGCTCGACGAACACGGCCGCAGCACCGGCACGATCGATTTTGGCTTCCCGCTGCCGACCGACTTCCGCATCGATCGGCGGACGCTGAGCGGTTTTGCCGAAGGTATTTTGCGTCCCGGTCTGGGCTTCACGCTCACCGCGGCGGGGCGCTACGATGCGGTTCGCGGCGGTCCGCGGGTATGGACCGGGCGCGGTGGGATGGGGTGGCAGCCGGCGGCGCATCTGCCGGTGCTGTTCGCGCGCTACGGCACCGGTTTCAAGCTTCCCAGCTTCTATGCGCTCGGCAATCCGCTAATCGGTCGGCCCGGGTTGCGGCCCGAGCGCAGCCGCAATTGGGAGGCGGGCGCGGAATGGACGCGCGGCGGACACCGTTTGCATCTGGCCTATTTCGATAATCGCTTCCGCGACCTGATCGATTTCGACCCGCAGAGCTTCGCGCTGGTCAATCGCGACCGGGTGACAATCAGGGGCATAGAAAGCGACGCGACGCTGCGTGCCGGGCGCACGATCGACGTGTCGGGGGCGCTGACCTGGCTCCACATCGACAGCCCGACGCCCCTGCGCAACCGTCCCAACTGGCAGGGAAATCTCCGGCTCGCCTGGCGTCCGTCGCGCCGAATCGAGCTGAACAGCGCGGTGCGCTTCAACGGCGATTATGCCGACAGCTCGGTACCGACCGGGCTGGTCGCGACACGCGGCCGGGCGCAGGCGGATATCGGTGCGCGCTGGACGGGTTCGGGCGGGGTCGCGGTGAGCGCGGTGTTGCGCAATCTCGCCGACAGCCGGGCCGAGACGGCGGTGGGCTTCCCCGAACTCGGGCGGCGATTGCTCGTCAGCGTAGTGGTCGGCGCGCGCTAG
- a CDS encoding flagellin N-terminal helical domain-containing protein yields the protein MTVIGTNVAALRATNASNSASAALQTSIERLSTGKRINSAKDDAAGLAIASSLTSQIKGQNQAIRNSNDGIALSQTADGALGEVTNILQRVRELSVQSASGTYSDDDRTNLQAEVTELTGQLTDIQSKTNFNGVSLLSKAAATVKIQTGSAGTDTVTLNVGGIDLDDAIASDISTSAGATAALTDLDTALKAVATTRASLGAGQSRLSSVVNNLTTNVANLTDARSRIEDVDFSTETTSLAKAQILSQASTALLAQANQSQQGVLKLLG from the coding sequence ATGACTGTTATCGGAACCAACGTCGCCGCACTCCGCGCGACCAACGCCTCGAACTCGGCAAGCGCAGCGCTGCAGACCAGCATCGAACGCCTCTCGACCGGCAAGCGCATCAACTCCGCGAAGGACGACGCCGCCGGCCTCGCCATCGCATCGTCGCTGACCTCGCAGATCAAGGGTCAGAACCAGGCGATCCGCAATTCGAACGATGGCATCGCACTGTCGCAGACGGCAGACGGCGCGCTCGGCGAAGTCACCAACATCCTGCAGCGCGTCCGCGAGCTGTCGGTTCAGTCCGCATCGGGCACCTATAGCGACGACGACCGCACTAACCTGCAGGCCGAAGTTACCGAGCTGACCGGTCAGCTGACCGACATTCAGAGCAAGACCAACTTCAACGGCGTTTCGCTGCTCAGCAAGGCTGCTGCAACGGTCAAGATTCAGACCGGTTCGGCAGGCACGGATACTGTCACCCTCAACGTCGGCGGCATCGATCTCGACGATGCGATCGCATCCGACATTTCGACCTCAGCCGGTGCCACGGCAGCGCTGACCGATCTCGACACGGCGCTGAAGGCAGTGGCCACGACCCGCGCTTCGCTCGGTGCCGGCCAGAGCCGTCTGAGCTCGGTGGTCAACAACCTGACAACCAATGTCGCCAATTTGACCGACGCGCGCAGCCGGATCGAAGACGTCGACTTCTCGACCGAGACGACCAGCCTCGCCAAGGCGCAGATCCTCAGCCAGGCGTCGACCGCACTGCTCGCCCAGGCGAACCAGTCGCAGCAGGGCGTGCTGAAGCTGCTCGGCTAA
- a CDS encoding sigma-54 interaction domain-containing protein yields MRSIVPSAAILRQHYPLVSALRAQGFVIGGGADTKARSGDLYLVAEGETPPAAARTVVIGSDARCIIPSRDGSPARVSFGSADAAVGAGFVRALLAEPEMPTAADPESLALYALAERVAAADITVLINGLTGTGKEVLARAIHLNSARATGPFIAINCAALPETMLEAMLFGHQKGAFTGASSGGEGFFRAANGGTLLLDEIAEMPLQLQAKLLRALQEREVVPIGATSPQAIDVRVIACANRDLQDEVAAGRFRADLYYRLSVFPLTTKPLAERPQDIPALAATLILRHAGKRQTIPWPDMSAIDLLLRHDWPGNVRELENVVQRALLFAGGDTVSAEHIVFDRPSALQASAANDQSAPATPPATLGNIVQMHEFQAIRETLAACNGSRVETARRLGISERTLRYRLAKAREQGDDIVTTANRTANRSVWA; encoded by the coding sequence ATGCGTTCGATCGTTCCATCCGCCGCCATTCTGCGCCAGCATTATCCGCTGGTATCGGCGCTTCGTGCTCAAGGTTTCGTGATCGGTGGTGGTGCCGACACCAAGGCACGCAGCGGCGACCTCTATCTGGTGGCGGAGGGGGAAACTCCGCCGGCGGCCGCGCGCACCGTCGTGATCGGATCGGACGCACGCTGCATCATTCCCTCGCGCGACGGCAGCCCGGCACGCGTTTCGTTCGGTTCCGCCGATGCCGCGGTTGGCGCTGGCTTCGTCCGCGCACTGCTCGCCGAGCCCGAAATGCCGACCGCCGCCGATCCCGAGAGCCTCGCGCTCTACGCGCTGGCCGAACGCGTCGCCGCGGCGGACATTACAGTGCTGATCAACGGCCTGACCGGCACTGGTAAGGAAGTCCTAGCCCGCGCGATCCATTTGAATTCGGCGCGCGCAACCGGGCCGTTCATCGCGATCAATTGCGCCGCCCTTCCCGAAACCATGCTCGAAGCGATGCTGTTCGGGCATCAGAAAGGTGCCTTCACCGGCGCATCCTCGGGCGGCGAAGGCTTTTTCCGTGCCGCGAACGGCGGCACGCTGCTGCTCGACGAAATCGCCGAAATGCCGCTCCAGCTTCAGGCGAAACTGCTGCGCGCGCTGCAGGAACGTGAAGTCGTGCCGATCGGCGCGACCAGCCCGCAAGCGATCGACGTCCGCGTCATCGCCTGCGCCAACCGCGATTTGCAGGACGAAGTCGCGGCCGGCCGCTTCCGCGCCGATCTTTACTATCGCCTGTCGGTGTTCCCGCTGACGACCAAGCCGCTGGCCGAGCGCCCGCAGGATATCCCTGCGCTCGCCGCGACATTGATCCTGCGCCACGCCGGCAAGCGCCAGACGATCCCGTGGCCCGACATGTCGGCGATCGATTTGCTGCTGCGCCACGATTGGCCGGGCAATGTCCGCGAGCTGGAGAATGTCGTGCAGCGCGCGCTGCTGTTTGCAGGCGGCGATACGGTTTCGGCCGAACACATCGTGTTCGATCGCCCGAGCGCGTTGCAAGCGAGCGCGGCGAATGATCAGTCGGCACCCGCGACGCCCCCCGCAACTCTGGGCAACATCGTGCAGATGCACGAATTCCAGGCGATCCGCGAAACGCTGGCGGCGTGCAACGGCAGCCGGGTCGAAACCGCGCGGCGGCTCGGTATTTCCGAGCGCACGCTGCGCTACCGCCTCGCCAAGGCGCGCGAACAGGGTGATGACATCGTGACCACCGCCAATCGGACCGCCAACCGGAGTGTATGGGCATGA
- the fliE gene encoding flagellar hook-basal body complex protein FliE yields the protein MSIDGIGGGGGAMSVDRVMALRAQILERNQALARAGASDGPAATQAKPSSFAATMEDALKSVNQGQVEAGRLSEAYERGETIDIAKVMMARQQASVGFEATLQVRNKLLSAYKDIMSMPV from the coding sequence ATGAGCATCGACGGAATCGGTGGTGGTGGCGGCGCGATGAGCGTCGACCGCGTGATGGCGCTCCGCGCGCAAATCCTCGAACGCAACCAGGCACTCGCGCGCGCTGGTGCAAGCGACGGGCCGGCAGCGACCCAAGCCAAGCCGTCCAGCTTCGCCGCGACGATGGAAGACGCGCTGAAGAGCGTGAACCAGGGCCAGGTCGAGGCCGGTCGCCTGTCCGAAGCCTATGAACGCGGCGAGACGATCGACATCGCGAAAGTGATGATGGCGCGTCAGCAAGCGTCGGTCGGCTTCGAGGCAACGCTGCAAGTCCGCAACAAACTCCTGTCCGCTTACAAGGACATCATGAGCATGCCGGTATAA
- the fliF gene encoding flagellar basal-body MS-ring/collar protein FliF, with translation MSNALTPSPQSGVAALVPERFANPLNQLQGLLAQPAVRRSLPMVLLVGLVAAAALAWMMIATPNQKTLFAGLADADKASVTAALQQANITSKIDEGTGALTVNEDDYSRARILLAGQGLPKAAPGGYQILDNLPMGVSRAVEGERLRQARETELARSIQEIDAVAEARVHLATPEQSVFVRDNAAPSASVIVKLQPGRSLGDAQVSSIVNLVASSVPGMKPEGVTIVDQMGGLLTKGAHESQLGIASDERIAFQRRVEDKYRAQVVQLLTPLIGAGNFTTEVQADVDLNETQATRESYDKQGALRVEQGNWTGNGNPATAAPGGIPGALSNTPPPASTLSAPQPAATPTPGATPVAGATTPGAVAPVVAAAAGAVSDALKASDQYSRAYDLGKEVSVSRTAPGTITRLSVAVLLRDPDTGKPRGTVEIQQITSLVQTAVGFSPGRGDRVTVISRKFAGATALDEKQPWYEAGWLPVVARNVTAIVIALLVLFLGIRPLAKAVLKKREEPAPQPRAALGRDYVAESQGGGQMPPPPGDQPVSIDALEKTRGYDDRIGMVRGFTRDNPARAALAVRDMIKS, from the coding sequence ATGAGCAACGCCCTCACCCCCTCGCCGCAGTCCGGAGTCGCCGCCTTGGTGCCCGAGCGCTTCGCCAACCCCCTCAACCAGTTGCAGGGCTTGCTCGCGCAACCTGCGGTGCGGCGCAGTTTGCCGATGGTGCTGCTCGTCGGCTTGGTCGCGGCGGCGGCACTCGCCTGGATGATGATCGCCACGCCGAACCAGAAGACGCTGTTCGCGGGGCTGGCCGATGCCGACAAAGCGTCGGTGACCGCCGCGTTGCAGCAGGCCAACATCACGTCGAAGATCGATGAGGGCACCGGCGCGCTGACCGTCAACGAAGACGATTATTCGCGCGCGCGCATCCTGCTCGCCGGGCAGGGCCTGCCCAAAGCGGCACCCGGCGGCTATCAAATCCTCGATAATCTGCCGATGGGCGTGTCGCGCGCGGTGGAGGGCGAACGCTTGCGCCAGGCGCGCGAGACCGAGCTTGCCCGCTCGATCCAGGAAATCGATGCCGTGGCCGAGGCGCGCGTCCATCTCGCCACGCCTGAACAATCGGTCTTCGTGCGCGACAATGCAGCACCGTCCGCGTCGGTCATCGTCAAATTGCAGCCCGGGCGCAGCCTCGGCGACGCGCAGGTCTCCTCGATCGTCAATCTCGTCGCCTCGTCGGTCCCCGGCATGAAGCCCGAGGGCGTGACGATCGTCGATCAGATGGGCGGCTTGCTGACCAAGGGCGCGCATGAAAGCCAGCTCGGCATCGCCAGCGACGAACGCATCGCGTTTCAGCGCCGGGTCGAGGATAAATATCGCGCGCAAGTCGTGCAATTGCTCACGCCCTTGATCGGCGCGGGCAATTTCACCACCGAAGTGCAGGCCGATGTCGATCTGAACGAAACGCAGGCGACGCGCGAAAGCTATGACAAGCAAGGCGCGTTGCGGGTCGAACAGGGTAATTGGACCGGCAATGGCAATCCGGCAACGGCGGCCCCCGGCGGTATCCCCGGCGCGCTGTCGAATACCCCGCCGCCCGCCTCGACGCTGTCCGCACCACAGCCTGCAGCAACGCCGACGCCTGGTGCCACTCCGGTGGCCGGAGCGACGACACCGGGTGCGGTCGCGCCGGTCGTCGCGGCGGCAGCGGGTGCGGTCAGCGATGCGCTGAAGGCGAGCGACCAATATTCGCGGGCCTATGATCTCGGCAAGGAAGTGTCGGTCAGCCGTACCGCGCCGGGCACGATCACGCGCCTGTCGGTTGCAGTGCTGTTGCGCGATCCCGACACGGGCAAGCCGCGCGGCACGGTCGAAATCCAGCAGATCACCTCGCTGGTGCAGACCGCGGTCGGCTTCAGCCCAGGCCGTGGCGACCGCGTCACCGTGATCAGCCGCAAATTTGCTGGGGCCACCGCGCTCGATGAAAAGCAGCCCTGGTATGAAGCCGGGTGGCTGCCCGTGGTGGCGCGCAACGTGACGGCGATCGTCATTGCGTTGCTGGTGCTGTTCCTCGGCATCCGCCCGCTCGCCAAGGCGGTGCTCAAGAAGCGCGAGGAGCCTGCGCCGCAGCCCCGCGCCGCGCTCGGCCGCGATTATGTCGCCGAATCGCAAGGCGGTGGCCAGATGCCGCCCCCGCCCGGGGACCAGCCCGTCAGCATCGACGCGCTCGAAAAGACGCGCGGTTATGACGACCGGATCGGCATGGTGCGCGGCTTCACCCGCGACAATCCGGCGCGCGCTGCGCTCGCCGTACGGGATATGATCAAGTCATGA
- the fliG gene encoding flagellar motor switch protein FliG has product MNAPTNSLGRTYTGVERAAVLMMLVGEEEAAAILQKLDPEEVRQLGKAMFAVADVSEIEVEHVLDDFVGKARERTAIGFDPRPRIEAVMTRALGQEKADSVLARIVPAQEACQIDLLDWLDAGEIAAMIEKEHPQIAAVLIANLDPAVGAQVLELMPDAVQPDILHRLARLGPITPEAVATLKTMLANRTTSSQTQTGVTLGGTRDAAKILSSGRKATELRVMPKLFKIDREVAKAIEEAMFVFDNLLELDDKNLGTLIRNIDSDILTRALKGVDESIRSRFLGCMSSRAADGIRDEMEARGPMKLSEVLDAQKVIIQIARNLAKDGTIQMGGGDDDYV; this is encoded by the coding sequence ATGAACGCTCCGACCAATTCCCTGGGCCGAACCTATACCGGCGTCGAACGCGCCGCTGTGCTGATGATGCTGGTCGGCGAGGAAGAGGCGGCTGCAATCCTGCAGAAGCTGGATCCCGAAGAAGTGCGTCAGCTCGGCAAGGCGATGTTCGCGGTTGCCGATGTCAGCGAAATCGAGGTCGAGCATGTGCTCGACGATTTCGTCGGAAAAGCCCGTGAAAGAACTGCGATCGGCTTCGACCCGCGCCCGCGGATCGAGGCGGTGATGACGCGCGCGCTGGGTCAGGAAAAGGCCGACAGCGTGCTCGCGCGGATCGTGCCGGCGCAGGAGGCGTGCCAGATCGATCTGCTCGACTGGCTCGACGCCGGGGAAATTGCCGCGATGATCGAGAAAGAGCATCCGCAAATCGCCGCGGTGCTGATCGCCAATCTCGATCCCGCGGTCGGCGCGCAAGTGCTCGAACTGATGCCCGATGCGGTGCAGCCCGACATCCTCCACCGCCTCGCGCGGCTTGGGCCGATCACGCCCGAGGCGGTCGCCACGCTGAAAACCATGCTCGCCAACCGCACCACGTCGAGCCAGACGCAGACCGGGGTCACGCTCGGCGGCACGCGCGATGCGGCCAAGATCCTGTCGAGCGGGCGCAAGGCGACCGAGCTGCGCGTCATGCCCAAATTGTTCAAGATCGACCGCGAAGTCGCCAAGGCGATCGAAGAGGCGATGTTCGTGTTCGACAATCTGCTCGAGCTCGACGACAAGAATCTCGGCACGCTGATCCGCAATATCGACAGCGACATTCTCACGCGCGCGCTGAAGGGCGTCGACGAGAGCATCCGCAGCCGTTTCCTCGGCTGCATGTCGAGCCGCGCCGCCGATGGCATTCGCGACGAGATGGAGGCGCGCGGGCCGATGAAGCTCAGCGAAGTGCTCGATGCGCAAAAGGTGATCATCCAGATCGCACGCAATCTCGCCAAGGACGGCACGATCCAAATGGGCGGCGGTGACGACGATTATGTCTGA
- a CDS encoding FliH/SctL family protein, which produces MSEFTAGFSSRGHGVAEALQAAFAPRVGGFAVADLRERATRGPVHFAPQGEGEAGPKHFAPANPAVNPTAGWDPLDAAAPQTSFVDPVVAAHAAGYAEGVEAALAEIAATGERDRALLASLTAALQADDRVDRDAVAQRLRQTVLFLVTRLVGEVGIAPDILARRIDAAAEMLSDAAESAMLRVHPDDLPLLEGTLPRQIFAIADARVARGAFVLESASTIVEDGPEEWLEQLAQAIDRVAVPGA; this is translated from the coding sequence ATGTCTGAGTTTACAGCCGGTTTTTCATCGCGGGGCCATGGCGTCGCGGAGGCGCTGCAAGCCGCGTTTGCGCCGCGTGTTGGCGGTTTTGCCGTCGCCGACCTGCGCGAACGCGCGACGCGGGGGCCCGTCCATTTCGCGCCGCAAGGGGAGGGCGAGGCCGGCCCGAAGCACTTCGCACCGGCCAACCCGGCTGTGAATCCGACCGCAGGCTGGGATCCGCTCGACGCCGCCGCGCCACAGACCAGCTTCGTCGATCCCGTCGTGGCGGCGCATGCAGCGGGATATGCCGAGGGCGTCGAGGCCGCGTTGGCGGAGATCGCCGCGACCGGGGAGCGCGACCGCGCCTTGCTCGCGTCCCTGACCGCCGCCTTGCAAGCCGACGACCGGGTTGACCGCGACGCGGTGGCGCAGCGCTTGCGGCAGACGGTGCTGTTCCTCGTCACACGGCTCGTCGGCGAAGTCGGCATTGCGCCCGATATCCTCGCACGCCGGATCGATGCTGCCGCCGAAATGCTGAGCGATGCCGCAGAATCGGCGATGCTGCGCGTTCATCCCGACGATCTTCCCTTGCTTGAGGGCACGCTGCCGCGCCAGATTTTCGCGATCGCCGATGCGCGCGTCGCGCGCGGTGCGTTCGTGCTCGAAAGCGCCTCGACGATCGTCGAGGACGGTCCGGAAGAATGGCTCGAACAATTGGCGCAAGCGATCGACCGCGTTGCGGTGCCGGGCGCATGA
- a CDS encoding FliI/YscN family ATPase gives MLNRFTGDYLDSLGLPDFTPRPKVSGRLASFDGLLMEAVGLTLPVGTVCQVGDRASGVEAEVIGFRNGRTLLMNLGGAAALLPQAPVRPLGAPGEAEVGPAMLGRVVDGAGKPIDGLGPIRGAARWPLAGKMQSPLDRGRVLKPLDVGVRAINGLLTVGQGQRIGIMAGSGVGKSVLLGMIVRAAEADVIVIGLIGERSREVADFLETKVAGEARKRAVVVAVPANHSPVLRIRGALRTHAIAEAFRAQGKKVLLIMDSLTRVAHAGREIGLALGEPASARGYPPSAIAMLPNLIERAGVDVHTGGSITAIYTVLADGDDGNDPVVDSARSILDGHIVLSRQLAERGVYPAIDIGPSVSRVMSDIVGTPHLKAARVLRRHLATYEENRDLVLMGAYRSGADPAIDAAIACHPAVMEYIKQDPDEMVTLDDAAAELIGVFADG, from the coding sequence ATGCTGAACCGCTTCACCGGCGACTATCTCGATTCGCTCGGCCTCCCCGATTTCACGCCGCGCCCTAAGGTATCTGGGCGGCTTGCGTCGTTCGATGGTCTGTTGATGGAGGCGGTCGGCCTCACGCTGCCGGTCGGGACCGTCTGCCAGGTCGGCGACCGCGCATCAGGCGTCGAGGCTGAGGTAATCGGTTTCCGCAATGGCCGCACACTGTTGATGAATCTCGGCGGGGCGGCGGCACTCCTTCCGCAAGCCCCCGTCCGTCCGCTCGGCGCGCCGGGCGAGGCCGAGGTCGGGCCTGCCATGCTCGGCCGCGTGGTCGATGGCGCGGGCAAGCCGATCGACGGCTTGGGACCAATTCGCGGTGCGGCGCGCTGGCCGCTTGCGGGCAAGATGCAATCGCCGCTCGATCGCGGCCGCGTGCTCAAACCGCTCGATGTCGGGGTACGCGCGATCAACGGCTTGCTCACCGTTGGTCAGGGTCAACGCATTGGCATCATGGCGGGGTCTGGCGTCGGTAAATCGGTGCTGCTCGGCATGATCGTGCGCGCGGCCGAAGCCGATGTCATCGTGATCGGCCTGATCGGCGAGCGCAGCCGCGAAGTTGCCGACTTCCTCGAAACCAAGGTCGCGGGCGAAGCACGCAAGCGCGCCGTCGTCGTCGCGGTCCCCGCCAACCATTCGCCGGTGCTGCGCATCCGTGGGGCTCTCCGCACCCACGCCATTGCCGAGGCGTTTCGTGCGCAAGGCAAGAAGGTGTTGCTGATCATGGATTCGCTCACGCGCGTCGCCCATGCCGGGCGTGAGATTGGCTTGGCGCTCGGCGAACCCGCCAGCGCGCGCGGTTACCCGCCCTCGGCAATCGCGATGCTGCCCAATCTGATCGAGCGGGCGGGCGTCGATGTCCACACCGGCGGATCGATCACCGCGATCTACACCGTGCTCGCCGATGGCGACGACGGTAACGATCCGGTGGTCGACAGCGCGCGCTCGATCCTCGACGGGCATATCGTGCTCTCGCGCCAGCTCGCCGAGCGCGGCGTATACCCTGCGATCGACATCGGCCCCTCGGTCAGCCGCGTGATGAGCGACATCGTCGGCACGCCGCATTTGAAGGCCGCGCGCGTGCTGCGGCGTCACCTCGCCACCTATGAGGAAAATCGCGATCTCGTGCTGATGGGCGCGTATCGCTCGGGTGCCGATCCGGCGATCGATGCCGCCATCGCCTGCCACCCGGCGGTGATGGAATATATCAAGCAGGATCCCGACGAAATGGTCACGCTCGATGATGCCGCGGCCGAGCTGATCGGCGTCTTCGCGGATGGCTAA
- a CDS encoding flagellar hook-length control protein FliK has translation MIDLSSALPPRAPPAPPPVVVAEGAVTPGAQFARTLGAFLDAKEAALEPQAANPLLPERQAAAEPGKDLPVAGDDDSAAADPAAENLWLAALPLPAPLPAVATVPTPDGVGSTTAIAPSAPPMTGDQPTARGAVPETPPRETLPVQDGVTGQMPPAIDAQPTPQALPPKVLDALSPLPRSAASSVASQPMADVPHVTPDVSVGASAPVDTPAQAIAVSTLPQPAGQVFATARALAGSWRDRTAPGEGRDQIELPMSFAGAVPVDLRERALVHAAAQTANPALDLTADSGLQRMIDRIEMLRDTADAGDTRVRLIPDALGSIDVAVRQEGDRVHIRFTAEHEATRALIAEAQPRLTELAAARGVRIGDTSVSTGTGGGGTAPPPRPARPPAPASALADATALSTPDHRLA, from the coding sequence ATGATCGACCTGTCGTCCGCTTTGCCACCGCGTGCCCCGCCCGCGCCGCCACCCGTCGTGGTGGCCGAGGGTGCCGTGACGCCAGGGGCTCAGTTCGCACGGACGCTGGGCGCTTTTCTCGATGCCAAAGAGGCCGCGCTGGAGCCGCAAGCGGCGAACCCGCTCCTTCCCGAACGGCAAGCCGCTGCCGAACCCGGCAAGGATTTGCCTGTCGCGGGCGACGATGACTCCGCTGCGGCCGATCCGGCGGCAGAAAACCTGTGGCTGGCCGCGCTGCCGCTGCCTGCGCCGCTTCCCGCCGTGGCGACCGTGCCGACGCCCGATGGCGTGGGAAGCACGACCGCGATTGCGCCAAGCGCGCCGCCCATGACCGGCGATCAGCCCACTGCGCGCGGTGCTGTGCCGGAGACCCCGCCGCGCGAAACTCTGCCGGTTCAGGACGGTGTGACCGGGCAGATGCCCCCGGCGATTGACGCGCAACCGACGCCGCAAGCGCTGCCGCCGAAGGTGCTCGATGCGCTGTCTCCCTTGCCCCGTTCCGCAGCGAGCAGCGTTGCTTCGCAACCGATGGCCGATGTCCCGCACGTGACGCCTGACGTGTCGGTAGGAGCATCCGCCCCGGTCGATACGCCGGCGCAAGCAATCGCCGTCAGCACGCTGCCGCAGCCCGCCGGTCAGGTCTTTGCGACCGCCCGCGCGCTTGCCGGGTCGTGGCGCGATCGCACCGCGCCCGGCGAGGGACGCGACCAGATCGAGCTTCCGATGTCCTTCGCCGGTGCCGTGCCGGTCGATTTGCGCGAACGCGCGCTCGTCCACGCCGCCGCCCAGACCGCGAACCCGGCGCTCGATCTGACCGCCGATAGCGGGCTGCAGCGGATGATCGACCGGATCGAAATGCTGCGCGACACTGCCGATGCCGGCGACACGCGCGTGCGGCTCATTCCCGATGCGCTGGGCAGTATCGACGTCGCGGTGCGGCAAGAGGGCGACCGCGTCCACATCCGCTTCACCGCTGAGCACGAAGCCACGCGCGCCCTGATCGCCGAGGCGCAACCGCGCCTGACCGAACTTGCCGCTGCGCGCGGGGTGCGGATCGGCGACACCAGCGTCTCGACCGGAACCGGCGGCGGCGGCACCGCACCGCCGCCGCGCCCGGCCCGGCCACCCGCGCCTGCTTCGGCATTGGCCGATGCCACCGCGCTTTCCACCCCCGACCACCGCCTCGCCTGA